Within the Methanobacterium sp. BRmetb2 genome, the region TTTCTCCCGTATCTTTTCCATAAGCGGCAGTGTCCTGGGCTGTAAGTTGAAGTTCTATACATCCATCATGGATAGCTTTTTCTGCTTCCGAAACAATTACCGCTGAAGGATAGCTCTGTAGTTTTCCACGGGCAAATCTGGTGCAGCAGTAAGTGCATTCCCCTATACATCCTTCGCAGATTTGAATTATGTTTATGTATGGATTATACCGTATTTTTGGAAGACCTGCTTTTACGTCAGCAGTAAACCCAGTTAATCTCGGTTTTTCTCCTTGGGATACGGATTTTACCACAGTGGATACGGATTTTATCTGATGAGGGCCAATCCATCCTGCGTCTGGAGCAATTTTTTTCAGCTTTTGAGGGTCTATTTCCACCATACACCCGGCCACGATAAGTTTTTTATCGGGAAAATGTTTTTGTAACTTGTGGATTCTATTTAACATCTTTTGTTCAGTGGGATGTTTCACGTAACATGTATTGAGAATTATCACATCAGCATCTTCCACTTTAGGGACTATATCTGCATGGTTTTCCTCTAACATGCCAGCCATTATCTGGGAATCGCCCTGATTAAAGGTGCATCCAAATGTCTCAATGTAAACTTTCATCTCTATCAGCTTTAGTAATTGTATTGGTAAAATTTTATAAAATTTAAAACTAGATATGTGTGTATCTACCTTAAAATTTAGTAATTAATCAATAAATATAGAATTTATTTGAAGGAACTCCATTGATTAAAATAAATCTCATTAAAAGGACACTCATTTTATGGAGTTATCAATTTATTATAAATAGAGTATTGTTTTTAGATTTTATATTTATTTCTATAAATAGAATTTGAACTAAATTAAAGAAAATTTTTGCAATTTATTATAATAGTACAAAAATTGTTATATACTTATTAAAAACTATTTTAAAAGATTTAATAACTTTATTTATTTCTAAAATGATTTTAAATGAGTTTTTTATCGTTATAATTTTCTTTTTTTATTATAATGATTAAATATTTATTCTTAGAAGAACATAACTATATAAAAAAAAATGGGAGGTGAAAAATTGAATAGAGGTCCTATTGTGGTGGTAATAATTATTATAATAGCAGTTGCAGCGGCAGGAATATTTTTAGTCATGTCAAATTCATCTAATGATACTAATAATTCTAATAATACCACACCAATAATCATAAACAATTCCACTAACAACACACCACTCAATAATAACACTACTATAATATCTGCAGGTAGAGCAAAAGAAATTGCCAATCAATTTATTGGAATGGGCGTATACCTAGGCAGTGCCAAGTTGTCGAAATTTAATCAAACATTAGTATGGAATGTAACAGTCTATACTGTCCAGAACAAATATGTTGATTCTATCTATATTGATGCACATACTGGTAAAAAGATCATATCTCCAGATGAAGCGACTCAAGATGCTCAACAATCAACGGGTATGGGAGTATACCTTGGTACACCAACCTTAAAAAAAGTGAACAATATACAAGTATGGGACGTTCCAGTTTACACAGTTCAAGGAAAATACGTGGATTCTATTTATATAGATGCCCATACTGGTAAAAAGATATGAAATCAATTAAAAAGAATTTTTTTTCTTTTTATTTTTTAATTTAAGACCATTTTTAATAATAAATGGATATAATCATAATTTAAAAAAATGATAATTTTAAAGGCTTCTCTCTTTAAAAAAGTTTAAGCTCGATAATTGTCATTAAAATACTTTAATCCTCAGGCCATCCATGTTTTCCAATCAAGGGAACAAATGCGACCCCACCAAGACTTCGAACCTTGTATTTACCTTCTACCTTTTTTTCCACACAAAAAAGTTCTTGTGTATAATCAGATTGACCTACAGGGGCTAAAAGTTTACCCCCCACTTTAAGCTGTTTTTTTAGGGGTTCAGGTATATCGGGAGCCCCGGCTGTTACATAAATTCTATCAAATGGTGCCTCTTCCTCAAAACCTGTGGTGCCGTCAGCCACTATTACCGATACCCTATCTGAATATCCAGTTCTTCTTAAATTGTCCCTGGCCGTGTCTGCCAATGCAGGCAATCTTTCAATACTGTATACATGACCATTTTTTCCTACAATCTCTGCAACCACTGCAGCATTATAACCAAAACCCGTTCCTATTTCTAAAATATTCATTCCTTCATCGATTTGAAGTTCTTCGCAGATTATGGCGACCATGTGCGGGGCAGAAATAGTTTGCCCTTCTCCTATAGGTAGTGGCTGGTCCACGTAAGCGTATTGTTTTACTTGTTCTGGAATAAATTCTTCACGAGGAACAGTTTCCATTGCTTTTTTGACTTTATCTGTTTTTATGTATCCTGAACTTTTAAGTAGTTCCACTAAATTTTTTCTTTCATTAATCATCCTACCACTTTGCTGGTTAGATCGTAATTATGATGATCAACATTTAATGGCTTTCCATAAACTCTTTTAATGTCAGAAGCAATAGCAGATCCTTTTCTGATTTTCTTATCAGTGGTTTTCATAGAATTTATCTGAAAAATATGTCTACCCATTCTCACGATATCTCCCACTGTAAATTCAAAATCTCGGGGCATATCTACTTTTTTAGAGAGAATACGGCCCTTGAAATCAATTGATATCCCAACTCTTGCAGGCATATCAATGGATGATGCCCAGATAGTTTCAATATCGTCAAGTATGCTTTTTCCAACTCTTGATCCTCTTTTTGTTTCTAGAGAGGTGACTTCCACCATGGTGCCATCAGCATCCAAAACCTCTCCTACTTCGATTAAATCCTCTGGGTAGAGTTTTATAAACTTTTTTTTAGAAGTTTCCTGTTCACTTATAACAATTCTATAATCAATTGGTTTTTCTTCAGTGATTGTATCCTTATAAACAGTTCCACATTCCCTACACTTTAAAAGTAGTTTTTTTGATGTAGTAGATTTAGATTTTTCTAATTTTGATTTTAAAATATCATTAGAATCTGAGCCACAGATAGGGCATTTCATTTTGTATAACCTCAATTTTTTTCCTTTAAGTAATGTTTAACCAGTCCACCGTTAGTTAAAATCTCCAGCATGAATTTTTCAAATGGTTCAATTTTAAAGGACTTATTTTTGGTAACATTTTCTATTATTCCATCTTCTAAATTTATTCTTAGTTGATCTCCTTCATTAGCATCAACATCAGCAATAATGACTGGGAGACCCACATTGATGGCGTTCCTGTAAAATATTCTTGCAAAAGATTTAGCCACAACTGCCGCAACACCAGCGTGTTTTAGGGCAATAGGGGCTTGTTCTCTTGAAGAACCGCATCCAAAATTCCAGCCAGCCACAATCACATCGCCTTTATCAACTTTCTTGGAAAAATCCGCGCTAACTCCTTCCATTACATGTGCAGCCAGATCATCTAAACTAAATGTTCGCAAATATCTTCCTGGAATAATTACATCAGTATCAATATTATCTCCAAATATCCAGACATTACCTTTCATTTCTTCCATCATATAAATCACTGCAAATTATCCTTTATTATAAATATTAAATTATTAAATCGACTATTATGGAAACTCTGCACATTAATTATATATCAATCATTAAATATGCTTTATTCTGTAATAGCTCCTCTGTTTTGAGCTTTAGTTAAAATGACTTTACCACTAATATCTGCCATTGTTTCTTGTGCTGCTTTTTTTATATTTTTAGGATTTGTATCAGTCACAGCATAAATTGTCGGTCCGAAAGAACTCATACCCACACCTGCAGCACCAGTATTTCTCATATTATCCATAATCTGTTTAATAATTGGATTTTGAAGTTGTAATTCAACTTTTTTAAACCCAATCTCCTGTATTTGGTTTACTGAAAATCCAAAAGAATCCAGATCTTTTTCCACCACTGAAGGCATCATCTTCATTAAAATTATGTGGCTGAGTTTTTCCACCTCTTTTAGAGGAATAGGACAATAATCCTGGAAAATGTTCACTTCTTTTAATCCCGATACCCGATCATCAATTTTTGGAATAGCCAGTACTATTTTCCAATCGTTTGGAAAATCATAACGAGCTAATAAAGGTGGAGGAGAAGCTTTTGAAGCGGATGAAGGCATAAAATCAGTTTTTTGTGCCCTATTATGGCCCCCATCAACAATGAAACCACCATGATCAAATGCCCTTACTCCTATCCCAGAAGTACCTCCTCTTCCCACAATTTGAGCTATTTTTGAAGCGTCGAGCTTTCGGTGGTGAAAATTTGAAACCGCCCTGCCTACAGCCAGAGAAAGCTGGGTGCCTGATCCGAGGCCAGAGTGACTTAAAAATACTTTTTTAACTGTGAACTTGAATCCGTGATTTATACCTAAAAACTGCTTCATTTTGGCAGCTGCAGATTGTATTCTTTTTATGTAATCTTCCCTCAAATTTGAAAGGTTTTTAGACTCATAGAATATTATCTCAATATCTTCATTAGGGATGGATTCAACTTCAAGAATTAATTGGGGGTTTTCAATTGTAATCCCAACTCCACCATCAATCCTACCATAGGTCCCATTCATATCAATAAGGGTTAGATGAAGTCGAGATGGAGTTTTAATTATCAATTCAACTACCATTTATAATTTAATTTGGAAAAAGTTGGATACTTAGCTAATACGTATACTTGATATTATACAACTTTTATTCTTTGAAAGGTTTAGCATGTTTTTTCTCTATTTGTTCCCGGTAAAGATTGTTCATAGTGCAAAATGGAATAATTCTTCCATCAGGAACAGCGTAATGAATTACACAACGTTTAACCCGATCACAATCAAAATTCCACGGATCCATGAAGTGCATGCAAGCAATAAGTAACGTGTTGTGGTGGAAATCACCTAATGCAGAGTAAGACCTTTCCTTGAAAACCTGTAAAAGTATATTTTTTATATCAATGGAACTGGGAGCTTTGGATCTGTCCACAGTTCTGGGCAGTTCTACTGTGGCCCTGGCAAGTGTTTTGGCTTTACCTGTTAATCCACCATCTTTTATATCCTCAGCACTTTTAGAAAGAAGATCAAAGAATCTATCAACATCAATAAACTGTGTAATTGGAATTATATCTCCATTATCAATAAAAACATAAGTAGCTGCACCACAATGGGGGTGACAGGTAAAAGTTACTTGAGGTTCACCTTCAAGGGCTTCTATAAATTCAGATATAGGAAAAACAGATGATGCCGGATGGAAATCTTCTACTTTAATTTTAGAGTCAGTTTGTTTTTCCACCATCTGTTCAAAGTCAGGTATAGTTACTCGTTGTTTTTCTACTTCATCTGCTGGAGTTCTGCCTGCAAATGAAATCGGCTGGAAATTGACACCTCTTATTACATCAATATTTTCCACTGCAAATTTTATTATATCTCCTATTTGATCATCATTTACTCCTTTAACAACAGTTGGAACTAGCACTATGCCTAATTTTTCTTTTCTACAGTTTTCTATCGCCTCTAATTTAATAGGCAGAATATTTCTGCCCCTATTATTAATATAAGGCTCTTCTGTAACCCCATCAAACTGGAGATATACTGTGTTTAATCCTGCTTCTTTGAGTTCTTTTACCAGTTCAGGATCTTTAGCAAGTTTAATTCCGTTAGTAGCAATTTGAGTATGGGAAAATCCCTCTTCTTTAGCCAATTTGACCAGATCAACTATATCTTTACGTACGGTAGGTTCACCGCCTGCAAATTGAATGGCAGGTGCAGAAACAGGTTCATTTCCCCTTAAATTCCTAAGCATCTGCCTGATTTCTTCATAGCTCGGCTCATATATATACTTAGAAACAGCTGCATTGGCAAAACAAACAGGACATTTCATATTACATCGATTAGTCACATCTATAAGTCCTAGTATAGTGTGACTTTGATGATCCGGGCATAATCCACAATCTAAGGGGCATCCCTCGTTTACTGGAGTTTGAGGATTTTCAACACCCTCGCCCTTGAAATTGCTTTCTTTAGCCAGTTCATAGAGTTCATTGCTGCTCCAATAAACATTATTAAATTCACCGTGTTCTGAACACTCTTTTTTTACCATAACTTTGTCATCTTTTTGGTAAACTTCAGCTTCTACAACTTTAAGACATTCAGGACATAGGCTTTTTGTTTTCTTGATAACCATAATTTCACCTAATATATATTTAATGAATGTTACAAATCATATAAAAATCATTGCTTTATTAATCATCGCTTTGATTTACATTTATTTACAATGATTATCTGGAGGAAAATAATGAATACAGATATTACTAATGTTCTAAATATATTGGTCTATGTAATATACTTTATGTTACCAGCATACCTAGCAAATGTTGCAGCACTCAGCTTTGGCGGTGGAACACCAGTTGATTTTGGCAGATATTTTAGTGATGGAAGAAGAATTATTGGAGATGGAGTTACCTGGCGTGGATTAATAATTGGAACTCTTATAGGGACGTTAATAGGTCTCTTTCAAGGAATAATTTCCGGAAATCTATTAGAAGGTATATTATTAGGACTCTTTTTAGGAGGAGGAGCCTTAATTGGGGATGCATGTGGGAGTTTTATTAAGCGTAGAATAAATATTGGAAGAGGAAAGCCTGCTCCTGGCCTAGATCAGCTTGATTTCGTAATCGGCGCCCTATTATTCGCTTCAATTATTGTTATACTACCTATTGAAATGATTTTAATTATAATTATAATAACCATAATCCTACATATTTCTGCTAATATTATTGCCTACCTGATAGGCCTTAAAGATGTATGGTATTGACAATTATTTTATTATGGCCATTTCTTTATTATTCTCTTTATTATTCTATTTTTACTGTCAATTTATACTGATCAGAAAATGTAAAGAAACTACTTTGGATTTTTAGCAATAAATATTCCTGTGTTTTTAGTAATTTTAATTTTACCCTCTTTTTTCAATATATCATCAATATAAATCTTGAAATCTTCTCTTTTCTGACCTTTAATGGATTCATTAGTTCTTCCAAATGAAAGAAAATAATTTACTAATGGCTTGGCTTCTGTTACTTCAAGAATATCTTCATATTAATCATTTGAACATCTTCAAAAGACAAACTTAACTGTTCTTCTCCATTTTCCAGTCCAAATGCGTGTGCAAATGGCTCTAGTGAATAATAAATTTGGTCATCATAATTGGATATCAGATCACTCAATTCTTTCATGTCGTTTATTCCAAAAGTTGAGGCGTAAAATATACCTTCAGGTTTTAAGACCCTGCTTATCTCAGCAATTGTTTTTTTCCTGTTCGGAATATGATAGAGCATTAAATTTGCAATTACGATGTCAAATGAATCATCAGAATAGGAAATTTCTTGAACATCCATTAATTCATATTCGAACCTGTTCACGGCGTCATTTAGGACTTTTGGGCATCTTTTAACATTTCCAGGTAAAAGTCTGACAACTATCCAATATATAATCTAAGCCTAAAAATAATTTAAGCATCTAAAGAACCGAATGATGCACCAATCAACCTGTAAGTCATATAGAATGCTTCGA harbors:
- a CDS encoding 3-isopropylmalate dehydratase; translation: MMEEMKGNVWIFGDNIDTDVIIPGRYLRTFSLDDLAAHVMEGVSADFSKKVDKGDVIVAGWNFGCGSSREQAPIALKHAGVAAVVAKSFARIFYRNAINVGLPVIIADVDANEGDQLRINLEDGIIENVTKNKSFKIEPFEKFMLEILTNGGLVKHYLKEKN
- a CDS encoding protein-L-isoaspartate O-methyltransferase; translation: MINERKNLVELLKSSGYIKTDKVKKAMETVPREEFIPEQVKQYAYVDQPLPIGEGQTISAPHMVAIICEELQIDEGMNILEIGTGFGYNAAVVAEIVGKNGHVYSIERLPALADTARDNLRRTGYSDRVSVIVADGTTGFEEEAPFDRIYVTAGAPDIPEPLKKQLKVGGKLLAPVGQSDYTQELFCVEKKVEGKYKVRSLGGVAFVPLIGKHGWPED
- a CDS encoding radical SAM protein; translation: MVIKKTKSLCPECLKVVEAEVYQKDDKVMVKKECSEHGEFNNVYWSSNELYELAKESNFKGEGVENPQTPVNEGCPLDCGLCPDHQSHTILGLIDVTNRCNMKCPVCFANAAVSKYIYEPSYEEIRQMLRNLRGNEPVSAPAIQFAGGEPTVRKDIVDLVKLAKEEGFSHTQIATNGIKLAKDPELVKELKEAGLNTVYLQFDGVTEEPYINNRGRNILPIKLEAIENCRKEKLGIVLVPTVVKGVNDDQIGDIIKFAVENIDVIRGVNFQPISFAGRTPADEVEKQRVTIPDFEQMVEKQTDSKIKVEDFHPASSVFPISEFIEALEGEPQVTFTCHPHCGAATYVFIDNGDIIPITQFIDVDRFFDLLSKSAEDIKDGGLTGKAKTLARATVELPRTVDRSKAPSSIDIKNILLQVFKERSYSALGDFHHNTLLIACMHFMDPWNFDCDRVKRCVIHYAVPDGRIIPFCTMNNLYREQIEKKHAKPFKE